One region of Cryptosporidium parvum Iowa II chromosome 4, whole genome shotgun sequence genomic DNA includes:
- a CDS encoding hypothetical protein (similar to ligatin, PUA domain plus SUI1 RNA binding domain) yields MFKKKVIQTSGETLIGRRAVLQLRDRLIKQFTLESQIGDLILGKRKKNDLKITATKFEGNKTERGVIYRLEFENESNFLFSSSNISNLEKIESKSLENKFEIKTINSEMQEYMESNSENKSENEITIISEFNYCPNLSNLKSLPATLPWLFELNMDRLFPTMHLLWIHSSLFSIPSIIILRNAKQFIFNGADLMAGGIIFELTSDLKNIRKDQIWTIKCVGDNLPIAIGTSLVDWNDISDLSARKGKVLKVIHHCNDTLSLEGSMDFNERNYLNSDKETNFNNNENETTSEVIEEFQNITLEKKDVIFNENQNLLMKHTNESQVSENEISPQIQSVHTLDENYCEKQHEDLSQEAYDFLLETLLLKVISEYSSNKALLPTDSSAIWNKISKLCLQNYGIQIDIKKSSFVKVQKFFQYYSKKNILLIKHGRGGVLNIVDINDEEAIKMVENNLNSEISSKLPPIKKKPKKLSGVEGAPIKARNMQFEVVSLYQPEQSFLPIFDYYNSKEIHHLGRILPIRTSRGEKEQLFITIADARTALEYYINSNDLKTNDPNSNFSGKPSNIKLDEVLVNLFHKHLDGKSNYAKDKVIPISLAYKEIPNFLKVFHYIRNEADPDSEKKPNIHKGPCKIIEIYTESRMGTRKHVTIISPFISHFNLDLQEVAESCQKKFACSASVSQIKKYPSNNNLGIIIQGNVVSQLYDFLNSRWGIPKSYIQQR; encoded by the coding sequence AtgttcaaaaaaaaagttatccAAACAAGTGGGGAGACCCTGATTGGTCGCCGTGCAGTTCTACAGCTGAGAGATCGTTTAATAAAGCAATTTACTCTAGAATCTCAAATTGGTGATTTAATTTTGggtaaaagaaaaaaaaatgatttgaaGATTACTGCTACGAAATTTGAGGGAAATAAAACGGAAAGAGGCGTTATTTACAGGCTAGagtttgaaaatgaatctaattttttgtttagcAGCTCAAACATATCAAACTTGGAGAAGATTGAAAGTAAAtctttagaaaataaattcgaaataaaaacaattaaCTCAGAAATGCAGGAATATATGGAGtcaaattcagaaaataaatctgaaaatgaaataactATTATTTCAGAGTTTAACTACTGTCCAAATCTATCAAATCTGAAAAGTCTCCCAGCCACTTTGCCATGGCTATTTGAGTTAAATATGGACAGATTATTCCCTACAATGCACCTTCTATGGATTCATAGTTCTTTATTCTCTATCCCAAgcataataattttaagaaaTGCAAAACAGTTCATATTTAATGGAGCTGATCTAATGGCAGGtggaataatttttgaactGACTAGCGATTTAAAAAACATAAGAAAGGATCAGATTTGGACAATTAAATGCGTTGGTGATAATCTTCCAATTGCAATTGGGACTTCTTTAGTTGATTGGAATGATATTTCAGATCTAAGCGCTCGTAAAGGTAAGGTGTTGAAGGTTATTCACCATTGTAATGACACTCTTTCATTAGAAGGAAGCATGGATTTCAACGAAAGAAATTACTTAAATTCTGACAAAGAAACCAATTTTaacaataatgaaaatgagaCAACTTCAGAAGTCATCGAAGagtttcaaaatattactttagagaaaaaagatgtaatttttaatgaaaatcaaaatttattaatgaaacaCACTAATGAGTCTCAAGTttctgaaaatgaaatatcaCCACAAATTCAATCTGTGCATACCCTTGATGAAAACTACTGCGAAAAACAGCATGAAGATCTTTCTCAAGAAGCATatgattttttattagagacattactattaaaagtaatttCTGAATATTCTTCTAATAAAGCTTTACTGCCTACAGATTCATCAGCTATTTGGAATAAGATTTCAAAGCTCTGTTTACAAAATTACGGAATTCAAATTGACATAAAAAAATCATCATTTGTAAAAGTTCAGAAgtttttccaatattattctAAGAAGAACATTCTCTTAATTAAGCATGGAAGAGGAGGAGTGCTGAATATTGTAGATATTAACGATGAAGAGGCTATTAAAATggttgaaaataatttgaacAGTGAAATCTCATCAAAACTACCtccaattaaaaaaaaacctAAAAAGCTTTCAGGAGTTGAAGGTGCGCCAATTAAGGCAAGAAATATGCAATTCGAAGTTGTCTCACTATACCAACCAGAACAAAGCTTCCTTCcaatttttgattattataattcTAAAGAAATACACCATCTTGGTAGAATCTTACCAATAAGAACATCCAGAGGCGAAAAAGAACagttatttattacaattGCAGATGCAAGAACAGCATTggaatattatataaattctAATGATCTCAAAACAAACGATCCAAACTCTAATTTTTCAGGAAAGCCTTCTAATATAAAATTGGATGAAGTCCTCGTCAACTTATTCCACAAGCATTTAGATGGAAAATCTAACTATGCTAAGGATAAAGTTATACCAATTTCTTTGGCTTACAAAGAGATTCCAAACTTCTTGAAAgtatttcattatattaGGAATGAAGCAGATCCTGATTCTGAGAAGAAACCAAATATACATAAAGGACCTTGTAAAATCATTGAAATTTATACCGAGTCTAGAATGGGAACTAGAAAGCATGTTACTATTATTAGCCCATTTATAAGCCATTTCAATTTAGACCTTCAAGAAGTTGCAGAGTCATGCCAGAAAAAGTTTGCTTGTTCTGCGTCAGTttctcaaataaaaaagtaCCCATCAAATAACAATTTGGGGATAATTATTCAAGGCAATGTAGTTTCACAATTATATGATTTCTTGAATTCAAGATGGGGAATTCCAAAGTCTTATATACAACAACGctga
- a CDS encoding Sac1p family protein has protein sequence MIGIFEPELKVVELISPVGKWLKVTKTVSKLNEMNPIKQRSTSLLRSYSNRSTETENYVVSNADNIGNIFQTTEEDLYIGYLGSVSTKEPANIQGITEGSFFNAYALLGIWRYDKGITKCLFVTEAEFITEIGQNERIYKVNDVLFVSLIASEKEFLCKNIGKENDEANSEEQFEYEFEKKIESVRIAENMILSIFRRGGFYFSTNPNVDITRNIRQSIKYASKSGDLPEERFCWNYNFLMPLYEGGSSTSKWATPLLSGYIGFTRLNFEHTNNDEMQENTKVDFLLISRRDCRRQGVRYLCRGANSDGNVSNSVETEQIILVRRPESIYIYSYLQYRGSIPIVWRQPPNLKKTPPVEIYKGERCQQVVLNRHFNELSRKYCNQSGDGDSNIESEIRENSNGKILVVNLIDYRQHELKLGLEFEKYLEKVDINDIYCDSDSLLKKDNSSGRPIFKDEECNKNSNIKFCWFDFHSECSKMRWSNLKFLIKRLVDIGMDDLGITSLEIQLRDKVGDLSPIIGIVQGHYSSSDNEFKVVISSIQDGICRTNCIDCLDRTNVVQSVIGRRVIHNIFKQLQELKLITFSNTSQSEHGPAFEPLPGKNSLNEKIFRQIWSNNADALSKLYSGTPAQKTDFTRYGKRTKKGVIQDSIYSIIRFLLNSLIDGYTQDAYYVFTNQCSSPNSDLGIKKNIHNRLLNNKNKYLSPPVVTAIGQYLIIITFLLLLPIVQLLFTYSQTLTGNLACMLLDIIYIPSKLFFHYYDTTNTQYSYLNIIPTFADYLSNQNQCSIYNISGRVISIFLVIFGFIQFLKFKGPKAATKPLLDETNSQIWKKQESKK, from the coding sequence ATGATTGGCATATTTGAACCTGAGTTAAAAGTTGTAGAGCTAATTTCCCCAGTGGGAAAATGGCTAAAAGTTACTAAAACAGTGAGTAAACTTAATGAAATGAACCCAATAAAACAGAGAAGCACCTCTTTGTTGCGTTCTTACTCTAACAGGAGTACTGAAACAGAAAATTATGTAGTAAGTAATGCAGATAATATTGGGAATATCTTTCAAACAACGGAAGAGGATCTCTATATAGGATATTTAGGATCTGTAAGCACTAAAGAACCAGCTAACATCCAAGGAATTACTGAAGGAAGTTTTTTCAATGCCTATGCATTACTAGGAATATGGCGTTATGATAAAGGAATTACTAAATGTCTATTTGTTACAGAAGCGGAATTCATCACAGAAATTGGCCAAAATGAGAGAATATACAAGGTTAATGATGTTTTATTTGTATCATTGATAGCCAgtgaaaaagaatttttatGCAAAAATATTGGGAAAGAAAATGACGAAGCTAATTCTGAGGAACAGTTCGAGTATGAATTCGAGAAAAAGATTGAATCTGTAAGAATTGCTGAAAATATGattctttcaatttttaGAAGAGGAggattttatttttcaacaAATCCCAACGTTGATATTACAAGAAATATTAGGCaatcaataaaatatgCAAGTAAATCCGGAGATCTTCCTGAAGAAAGATTTTGCTGGAATTACAACTTTCTTATGCCTTTGTATGAAGGAGGATCAAGCACTTCAAAATGGGCAACTCCTTTATTATCAGGGTATATTGGCTTCACTAGGTTGAATTTTGAACATACAAATAATGACGAAATGCAAGAAAACACTAAAGTTgatttcttattaatttcgAGAAGAGATTGTAGACGGCAAGGCGTTAGGTATTTATGCAGAGGCGCAAATTCAGATGGTAATGTTTCTAACTCTGTAGAAACAGAGCAGATTATTTTGGTTAGGAGGCCTGAATCTATTTACATTTACAGTTATTTGCAATATAGAGGCTCAATACCAATAGTTTGGAGGCAACCCCCAAACTTGAAAAAGACTCCACCTGTTGAAATTTACAAAGGAGAAAGATGCCAACAAGTTGTATTGAATCGTCACTTTAATGAACTTTCAAGGAAATATTGTAATCAGTCTGGAGATGGAGACTCCAACATTGAATCCGAAATTAGAGAAAATAGTAATGGAAAGATACTTGTAGTTAATTTGATTGATTACCGACAacatgaattaaaattggGTTtggaatttgaaaaatatcttGAAAAAGTCGATATTAATGACATTTACTGTGATTCTGATTCGCTATTGAAAAAAGATAACAGTTCTGGAAGAccaatatttaaagatgaagaatGTAATAAAaactcaaatattaaattttgttGGTTCGATTTCCATAGTGAATGCTCAAAAATGAGGTGGTCAAATTTAAAGTTCTTAATTAAGAGACTTGTTGATATTGGAATGGACGACTTAGGTATTACATCTTTAGAAATTCAATTAAGAGATAAAGTTGGAGATTTATCTCCAATAATTGGTATTGTCCAAGGACATTATTCTAGTTCAGACAATGAGTTTAAAGTTGTAATAAGTAGTATTCAAGATGGGATTTGCAGAACAAATTGTATTGATTGTCTAGATAGAACGAATGTCGTACAGTCAGTAATTGGAAGAAGGGTTATccataatatttttaaacaaCTTCAAGAATTGAAGTTAATTACCTTTAGCAATACTAGTCAGTCTGAGCACGGGCCTGCATTCGAACCTTTACCAGGAAAAAACTCTTTAAATGAGAAAATATTCAGACAAATATGGAGTAATAATGCAGATGCTCTTAGCAAGCTATATAGTGGAACTCCAGCACAAAAAACAGATTTTACAAGATATGGAAAGCGAACAAAAAAAGGTGTGATACAAGattcaatttattcaattattcGATTCCTTTTAAATAGTCTAATAGATGGTTATACCCAAGATGCGTACTATGTTTTTACTAATCAATGCAGTTCGCCAAATAGTGACTTAGGAATTAAGAAGAATATTCACAACCGACTtctaaataataagaaCAAGTATTTAAGTCCTCCTGTAGTAACAGCAATTGGgcaatatttgataattattaCATTTCTACTGCTCTTGCCAATAGTTCAGCTTTTATTCACATATTCTCAAACATTGACTGGTAATTTGGCATGCATGCTTTTGGacattatttatattccTTCAAAATTGTTCTTCCATTATTATGATACTACGAACACCCAATATTCGTATTTAAATATCATCCCTACTTTTGCAGATTATCTTTCGAATCAAAATCAATGTTCAATTTATAACATTTCTGGTAGAGTGATTTCAATTTTTCTAGTTATCTTCGGATTTATCCAGTTCCTTAAGTTTAAAGGTCCGAAAGCAGCAACTAAACCTCTCTTAGATGAAACAAATTCTCAAATCTGGAAAAAACAAGAAAGCAAAAAGTAA
- a CDS encoding hypothetical protein (similar to Rrp7p), translated as MGIKTSETGSENSWVYIVFNEIDSIQKIKDDSIINNKDSIRKLYINDSSNFLLGRSDLRFKNILMRITNKRVNSTLLQREVDSYMTNYDIEREIEEENLKLESTIPDEDGFIKVVNKKQKAPDGTVIHSFESNKTTQGFNTKKQINKKEKKKTYNDFYRFQIRENKKKEIQKLNYS; from the coding sequence ATGGGAATTAAGACTTCAGAAACTGGTTCTGAAAATTCTTGGGTATATATTGTTTTTAACGAGATAGAttcaatacaaaaaataaaggatgactcaataattaataataaagattctATTAGAAAGctttatattaatgattcGAGTAACTTTTTGTTAGGTAGAAGTGATTTAAGgttcaaaaatattcttatgaggattacaaataaaagaGTAAACTCGACTCTGCTTCAAAGAGAGGTTGACTCATATATGACTAATTATGATATTGAAAGAGAAATAGAGGAAGAGAACTTAAAGTTAGAATCGACTATCCCAGACGAAGATGGGTTCATTAAAGTTGTTAACAAAAAACAAAAGGCACCAGATGGCACAGTTATTCACAGTTTTGAATCCAACAAAACCACGCAAGGATTTAATACAAAGAAACAAATCAACAAAaaggaaaagaagaaaacaTATAATGACTTCTATAGATTCCAAATAAgggaaaataaaaagaaggaaatacaaaaactcaattattcttaa
- a CDS encoding WD repeat protein has product YMDKLNNNPKIQEHWLWKKNVPFIYDYLFITPLRWPTLTFSIPPIRFNSEDMKAEEANSDISNDSEISLYGQLLIYGAYSSSVPSNIEGRAIDSNSHEKYITISMLDTPNFDVDLLMCDDLPDGNSDKKLEKPNYLSPDINSIFKIMVNDDPIKICSRLDESKNRILIASKMLRGEIWFHNIGIEEICDETFKVRARAINSKEESEIVSVYSSDYGNDTILNHKYNSGKSGYGMEWGTTNSNWLLTGNEDSSLYIFDVNICEAVFKDQSYNISCGINDLCWINPTLTPNIFSTVNHQGCLSIYDYRCSLKNSKSNVNSPINKWSISDSPCVSISAHPTVSNLISIGGYDGTIYIVDLRYFSNNKQINGFHSHNKGIVNKFKYNTEPVHRLEWHSGGNGLLLSSSLDGKACIWDITRCNNLPIWDQMDPNITNNFSSTSNSSPNSFRKNLESTNKSLDNPVDPEIDIKRSLKLLINNNSSSWTKNEKSDGPNELIGVHSGHTGQITDSHWMFSPNNDSWTVVSTDTLNGLHVWSFNEAIFTSENDLVELSYAKQTKFDQSIIYSTKDSIQNLVNSL; this is encoded by the coding sequence tatatgGACAAGTTGAATaataatccaaaaataCAAGAGCATTGGCTTTGGAAGAAAAATGTACCTTTTATTTATGACTACCTATTTATTACGCCCCTCAGGTGGCCAACATTGACATTTAGCATACCTCCAATAAGATTTAATAGCGAAGACATGAAAGCTGAAGAGGCGAATTCTGATATTAGCAATGACTCTGAAATAAGCTTATATGGTCAACTATTGATCTACGGAGCGTATTCATCTTCAGTTCCATCTAATATTGAAGGAAGAGctattgattcaaattcacATGAAAAGTATATAACAATCTCTATGTTAGATACTCCGAATTTTGATGTTGATCTTCTAATGTGCGATGATTTACCAGATGGTAATTCCGACaagaaattagaaaaacCTAATTACTTATCTCCTGATATAAattctatatttaaaataatggTAAATGATGATCCTATAAAAATTTGCTCACGATTAGatgaatcaaaaaatagGATTTTAATTGCTTCAAAAATGCTAAGAGGTGAAATATGGTTTcataatattggaattgaagaaatttgtGATGAGACGTTTAAAGTTAGAGCAAGAGCAATTAATTCTAAAGAAGAATCTGAAATTGTTTCTGTATATAGCTCAGATTATGGAAACGACACAATATTAAACCATAAATATAACTCAGGCAAGTCAGGATATGGAATGGAATGGGGAACAACAAATTCCAATTGGTTATTAACAGGAAATGAGGATTCTTCACTCTACATTTTCGATGTAAATATATGCGAAGCAGTATTTAAGGATCAGTCATATAATATTAGTTGCGGAATTAATGATCTATGCTGGATTAATCCAACCTTAACTCcgaatatattttcaacagTAAATCATCAGGGCTGCTTATCAATATATGATTATAGATGTAGCTTAAAGAACTCAAAATCAAATGTAAATAGTCCTATAAACAAATGGAGTATTTCAGATTCTCCTTGTGTTTCGATTTCGGCTCATCCAACAGTTTCAAACCTAATAAGTATAGGGGGGTACGATGGAACCATATATATAGTTGACTTGagatatttttcaaataataaacaaattaatgGGTTTCATTCTCATAACAAAGGCATAGTTAACAAGTTTAAATATAACACTGAACCTGTACACAGACTCGAATGGCATTCAGGAGGTAACGGGCTTTTGCTTTCCTCGAGTTTGGACGGAAAAGCTTGTATTTGGGACATTACTAGATGCAATAATTTACCTATTTGGGATCAAATGGATCcaaatattactaataatttCTCGAGCACCTCAAACTCATCTCCAAATAGttttagaaaaaatttAGAGAGCACTAATAAATCTCTTGATAATCCAGTAGATCCAGAGATTGATATAAAACGATCACTAAAGCTATTGATAAATAACAATTCTTCAAGCTGgacaaaaaatgaaaaatcaGATGGCCCTAATGAGCTAATAGGGGTACATTCTGGACATACTGGACAAATTACTGATTCTCATTGGATGTTCAGTCCTAATAATGACTCTTGGACTGTAGTTAGTACCGACACTTTAAATGGACTTCATGTTTGGTCCTTTAACGAAGCTATATTTACTTCAGAAAATGATCTAGTGGAACTATCTTATGCAAAACAGACGAAGTTTGATCAATCCATAATATATAGTACAAAAGATTCTATACAAAATTTAGTCAACAGCCTATAA
- a CDS encoding RRM domain and KH domain protein (SPAC30D11.14-like KH), translating to MIKKQQSMSFSSLQEAFKPLEYDSFKQNEIFEQSWQNKGENKMNSGEYINIDNSRLYSSQLIGGDLENINLNGLEMKFEREMTTLKESFIPNERGYHEIPKFLMSYSDLYQNQAPKYEGIDEFQNSKFSNTLLTTQSSSCWSNNLIEQNYLEANTNKIYRPKDENTFLEEDDGILDVLSHALSKTCLDDETIEQINSGDEPCKYNFTNNISSSPTSSSSQKPILQASGSSCSSSSSNSNLSLTPYVLGLRVFKLINSNKKQVSNFQLNTYDIMNLCSQFGNIIDISINNESHCVTYENRESLERALNSLQNLQISSEGDFIHAYIHQTSNAMIGGLERSMNLVQNKWSHDFNQLNFPNIKEMCGSISFVDNIGIFGNTTTSASTSCRSNTEISASGASTTTNTSTNSPWNSFDSSITTYERNLWTAWLQDNKNNQNNSISKSILNEKCENSNIIQDKIEENDDHINQEKSKIKQNSNGEFQNTNTNTTSNNSNSNCNINKGQLGNPIISNASSLNNNRTNTITYSSIVGSNLNKNNLVKGVSQNSNVQNNENSVICTNNSVVNKPNIQDINAFKLTKIIGKLDELNSDTAEMKNSGNLPPIITSNQSPTSTSSSSSSVSSPSAISTSCQNSSNMLKKYTARYEIQIPPDNQFQIARRIIGTRGINMKRIFKLTQSKLRLRGKGSGYLEGYNKQEADEPLHLCISSTNSEQYINARKLVERLLLKIYQEYDDFLLSNNDDHKTLNLQLKFKETMRTKQLPTNQPNGNNSNNNHNNNINNNNTILSGVESNTNDDDLLNEFNF from the coding sequence ATGATAAAGAAACAACAAAGCATGAGTTTTAGCTCATTGCAAGAAGCATTCAAACCATTAGAATATGATTCATTCAAACAgaatgaaatttttgagCAAAGCTGGCAAAACAAAGGcgaaaataaaatgaattcaGGCGAatacattaatattgataattcGAGGCTCTATTCTTCGCAATTAATTGGAGGAGActtagaaaatattaatttaaatggATTGGAAATGAAATTCGAAAGGGAAATGACAACTTTGAAAGAATCTTTCATACCAAATGAACGAGGATACCACGAAATTCCAAAGTTTTTAATGTCCTACTCTGATTTATACCAAAATCAGGCACCTAAATATGAAGGAATTGACGAATTTCAAAACTCAAAATTTAGCAATACACTACTTACTACTCAATCATCCTCATGTTGGAgcaataatttaattgagcaaaattatttagaagcaaatacaaataaaatataccGGCCAAAGGATGAAAATACATttttagaagaagatgatggAATCTTAGATGTACTAAGCCATGCATTAAGTAAAACATGTTTAGATGATGAAACGattgaacaaattaattctgGAGACGAGCCTTGTAAATACAACTttaccaataatatttcctCATCACCAACTTCATCCTCATCTCAAAAACCAATTTTACAAGCTTCAGGGTCAAGCTGctcatcttcatcatcaaacTCGAATTTGTCTTTAACTCCGTATGTCTTAGGACTCAGAGTTTTTAAGTTAATCAATTCAAATAAGAAGCAAGTATCTAACTTTCAGCTAAATACATATGATATTATGAATTTATGCTCGCAATTTGGTAATATAATTGATataagtattaataatgagaGTCATTGCGTTACCTATGAGAATAGGGAGTCTTTAGAAAGAGCTTTAAATTCGCTTCAGAATCTTCAGATATCATCAGAAGGGGATTTTATTCATGCATATATACATCAAACTTCAAATGCAATGATTGGTGGACTGGAGAGATCAATGAACCTTGTACAAAATAAATGGAGTCACGACTTTAACCAATTAAATTTTCCGAATATTAAGGAAATGTGTGGTTCAATAAGTTTTGTTGATAATATTGGCATTTTTGGTAATACAACTACGAGTGCTTCTACATCTTGTCGTTCAAATACAGAAATCAGTGCATCAGGAGCTTCAACAACTACGAACACTTCAACAAATTCACCATGGAATAGTTTTGATAGCTCAATAACGACTTATGAGAGAAATCTTTGGACAGCTTGGTTACAAGAcaacaaaaataatcagaataattcaatttctaaGAGTATTCTAAATGAGAAATGCGAAAACTCTAATATTATACAAGATAagattgaagaaaatgatgacCACATTAATCAAGAAAAGAgtaaaattaaacaaaattcGAATGGAGAATTCCAAAATACTAATACTAATACTACTAGTAACaatagtaatagtaattGCAATATTAACAAAGGACAATTAGGTAACCCAATAATAAGTAATGCTAGTTCATTAAATAACAATAGAACGAATACTATTACTTATTCTTCGATAGTTGGATCcaatttaaacaaaaataatttagtGAAAGGGGTTAGCCAAAATTCTAATGTCCAAAATAACGAAAATTCAGTAATTTGTACAAATAATTCAGTTGTGAATAAACCTAATATTCAAGATATTAATGCTTTTAAgttaacaaaaattattggtAAATTagatgaattaaattcagATACAGCCGAAATGAAAAACTCTGGAAACTTACCACCAATTATTACATCAAATCAATCTCCAACTTCTacttcatcatcttcatcttcagtCTCATCTCCTTCAGCAATATCAACATCTTGtcaaaattcttcaaacATGTTAAAGAAATACACAGCAAGATATGAGATCCAAATACCACCAGATAACCAATTTCAAATTGCAAGAAGAATTATTGGAACAAGAGGAATTAATATgaaaagaattttcaaGTTAACTCAATCAAAACTTAGATTAAGAGGTAAAGGTTCTGGCTATTTAGAAGGTTATAACAAACAAGAGGCAGATGAACCATTGCATTTGTGTATTTCCTCTACAAATTCTGAACAATACATTAATGCAAGAAAGCTAGTAGAGcgattattattaaagatttacCAGGAGTATGATGACTtcttattatcaaataatgatgatcATAAAACTCTTAATTTACaattaaaattcaaagaaaCAATGAGAACTAAGCAATTGCCAACAAACCAACCCAATGGAAATAacagtaataataatcataataataatattaataacaataatacGATTTTATCTGGAGTTGAATCTAATACAAACGACGATGATTTGttgaatgaatttaatttttga